CCCAAATCCTTGATATCGGGGCCGAAGAACGGCTTGCCCGCCAGCACCATCTTGAAGCCGTTATGGTTGGGCGGGTTGTGGCTGCCGGTGACCATGATGCCGCCATCGGCGCTGCGCGCCTTGGCGGCATAATACAGCATGGGGGTGGGACCGCGCCCGACCTTGCGCACGGCGCAGCCGGTGGCGATCAGGCCTTCCACCAGGCCGGCGGCCAGATCCGGCGACGACAGCCGCCCATCCCAGCCGACGCAGACGGTGCTGCCGCCATTGGCGCGGACCCGGGTGCCGAAAGCGGCGCCGATGGCGCGGGCATCGGCGACCGACAGGGTCTCGCCGATGATGCCGCGAATGTCGTATTCCCGCAGGATGCTGGGGTGGAAGCTGTGGGTCATGCTGTTCTCGTCTCCAGGCGGCGGGGCCGCGTTGGGGAGAAGATAAACCACAGAGGCACCGAGGCACAGAGAGGCTTTTCCCAGGGACGTCCTGCGTCCTGCGTATAGCGCAATGGTATGCAATCAGACGGTTGCACATCTTTTGATAAAGTGCTGCATGCGCGGTTACGTTACCCTATGATCCGGACGGGGACGTTTCTTGCCAGTGGGGTGGCGATGAAAGCAGGTTGGGCATGGACGGCTGTTGCCGTTTTCATGGTGTGGACGGGTACGGCCAAGGCCGATGTCATCCGGGTGCGGGCCGATGACTGGTGTCCGTACAATTGCTCGGAACAGAAAAAGGGCTATGGCATCGAGGTGGCGGAGGAAGTGTTCGCCGCCGCCGGCCATCGCGTGCAATACCAGCTGGCACCGTGGAGCCGATCGCTGGAGGATTGCCTGCGCGGCGAAATCGACGCGGTGATCGGCGCCGCCCCGGTGGATTCGCCCGATCTGGTGTTCGGGGCCGAACCCATCGGCCAATGGGACAGCACCTTCGTCATCCGCAAGGGGCAGTCCTGGCGCTATGACGGTGTCGCCTCGCTGGAACGCATCAAGCTGGCAGCCATCATCGGTTATATCTACATGGATCCGGTGGGCGGCTATATCGAGGCCAACAAGAAAAACCGTGCCCGCGTCGATCCGGTTGGCGGCACCCAGCCGCTGGAGCAAAGCCTGAAGATGGTGGCCGCCGGACGCATCGATGCGGCGGTGGAAAGTCGGGCGGTGCTGGAATACAAGCTGCGCCAGATGGGGCTGACCGGCAAACTGGATTATGCTGGCGCCACTCAGTCTGGGCCCATCTACATCGCCTTTTCGCCCAAGCACCCCAAGGCGCGGGAATATGCCGATCTTCTCGACCAGGGGGTCGCCCGCTTGCGCGCCTCGGGGCGGCTTCGGCAGATTCTGGACCGCTACGGCGTCCGCGACTGGAAATAGCGCGGTCAAATGCGCTATATCAACGGCCCGGCCCGGCGTTCCGTCTGGCCGGACGATGGCCTTTGTCGCGGTGAGATATGTCCGTCCGTCCCTATCGTCAGATTACCCGTCGCAAATCCCGGCAGATCTTCGTCGGCTCGGTGCCGGTGGGCGGCGACGCCCCCATTTCCGTCCAGACCATGACCAATTCGCTGACCACCGATGTGGCGGCGACGGTGGATCAGATCAAGCGGGCCGAGGCGGCGGGCGTCGATATCGTCCGCGTCTCGTGTCCGGACGAGGACTCGACCAAGGCCCTGGCCGCCATCATCCGTCAGGTGTCGGTGCCGGTGGTGGCCGACATCCATTTCCATTACCGCCGCGCCATCGAGGCGGCGGAAGCGGGCGCCGCCTGCCTGCGCATCAATCCCGGCAATATCGGCTCCGCCGACCGGGTACGCGAGGTGGTCAAGGCGGCCAAGGATCATGGCTGCTCCATGCGCATCGGCGTCAATGCCGGCAGCCTGGAACGCCATCTGTTGGAAAAATACGGCGAGCCCTGCCCCGAGGCCATGGTGGAAAGCGCGCTGGAACATGCGCGCATCCTGGAAGACAACGACTTCCGCGAGTTCAAGATCAGCGTCAAGGCGTCGGATGTGTTCCTGGCGGTGGCCGCCTATCAAGGTCTGGCCGAAGCCTGCGATTATCCGCTGCATCTGGGTATCACCGAGGCCGGCGGCCTGATCGGCGGCACGGTCAAATCGGCCATCGGCCTGGGCAATCTGCTGTGGTCGGGCATCGGCGACACCATCCGGGTGTCGTTGTCGGCGGCGCCGGAGGAAGAGGTCAAGGTCGGCTACGACATCCTGAAAAGCCTGGGCCTGCGCGCCCGCGGCGTCAACATCGTGTCGTGCCCGTCCTGCGCCCGCCAAGGCTTCGACGTGGTCGGGACGGTGGAGGTGCTGGAGCGTCGCCTGGCCCACATCACCGCGCCGGTGACGCTGTCGATCATCGGCTGCGTCGTCAACGGCCCGGGCGAGGCGCGCGAGACCCAGATCGGGCTGACCGGCGGCGGCAACGATTCGCACATGGTCTATGTGGGCGGCACCCCCGACCATAAGATCGATACGCCGTCCATGATCGACCACATCGTCGGTCTGGTCGAAGCCAAGGCGAAGGAACTCGAGGGAAAGGGCCGAGCGTGAGTACGGACGACGAGTGGATGCGGCCAGACCGTTTGGCGCAAGCGGCGGCGGCGGAATGCGGAAATCTTTCCGCTGGAGGGGATTTTGGCTCTTATGCGCGGGCCAACAGCACGGGCAGCCTGGCCGGCAGCGGCATCGAAAGCCACAATCTGGTCTTCGCCGATGCACGGGTTGCTTTGTATGAACAAATATGGCGGGTGCTGCGGTTAAACGCCATTGCCGACATCGGCTGCGGTCTAGGGTTGACCAGCGCGGCGTTGGCCCGGAAATTTCCGGCAGCGCGTGTCCATGGCTATGAATTGTCACCCGATGCGGTGGAATTCGCACGGCGGAGCTTCCCCCAAGCCACATTTGAATGCCGGGCCATCGGCAAGGACAGCGTGCTGGGGCCGCGTTTCGATCTGATCCTGTGCCAGGAATTCTATCCCTTCACCCGCACGGCCGATCTGGCGCTTCAGACTGATATTCTGCAGGGATTGTGCGCCATCTGGCGGATGGCGGCTGTATCATCGTCGAGTTGTCGGAACGCGATTACCACACCTCCATCTTGGTCAATCTGGACCGTATCGCCGGCTTTGCCATCGAACGGCAGGTCATGCCCTATGACCGGGTGTTCCGCACCCTGCCGATCTTGCCTTTGGCGCGGTTGGCCTCTGTCTTCCTGGAATTGGCGACGCGTCTGCCACGGAACATCCACCTTAAGCTCACGCCTTTGAAGGGACGTTGATATGTCAGGTTTGCAGCCGGTTCGCGGCACCCATGATCTGCTGCCCGAGGATTCCCGCCGCCATCGTTTCGTCGAGGAAACCGCCTTCGATGTCGCCAAGCGCTATGGCTATGGCGAGATCGTCACCCCCATCTTCGAGTTCACCGAGGTGTTTTCCCGCACCCTGGGCGAGACGTCGGACGTGGTGACCAAGGAGATGTATACCTTCGCCGACCGCTCGGGCGATTCCATCACCCTTCGGCCCGAGGGCACGGCGGGGGTGGCGCGCGCCTTCATCTCCGGCGGGTTGACTC
This is a stretch of genomic DNA from Magnetospirillum gryphiswaldense MSR-1 v2. It encodes these proteins:
- a CDS encoding substrate-binding periplasmic protein; translation: MKAGWAWTAVAVFMVWTGTAKADVIRVRADDWCPYNCSEQKKGYGIEVAEEVFAAAGHRVQYQLAPWSRSLEDCLRGEIDAVIGAAPVDSPDLVFGAEPIGQWDSTFVIRKGQSWRYDGVASLERIKLAAIIGYIYMDPVGGYIEANKKNRARVDPVGGTQPLEQSLKMVAAGRIDAAVESRAVLEYKLRQMGLTGKLDYAGATQSGPIYIAFSPKHPKAREYADLLDQGVARLRASGRLRQILDRYGVRDWK
- the ispG gene encoding flavodoxin-dependent (E)-4-hydroxy-3-methylbut-2-enyl-diphosphate synthase, giving the protein MSVRPYRQITRRKSRQIFVGSVPVGGDAPISVQTMTNSLTTDVAATVDQIKRAEAAGVDIVRVSCPDEDSTKALAAIIRQVSVPVVADIHFHYRRAIEAAEAGAACLRINPGNIGSADRVREVVKAAKDHGCSMRIGVNAGSLERHLLEKYGEPCPEAMVESALEHARILEDNDFREFKISVKASDVFLAVAAYQGLAEACDYPLHLGITEAGGLIGGTVKSAIGLGNLLWSGIGDTIRVSLSAAPEEEVKVGYDILKSLGLRARGVNIVSCPSCARQGFDVVGTVEVLERRLAHITAPVTLSIIGCVVNGPGEARETQIGLTGGGNDSHMVYVGGTPDHKIDTPSMIDHIVGLVEAKAKELEGKGRA